Proteins encoded together in one bacterium window:
- a CDS encoding alkaline phosphatase family protein, which translates to MRVTRREFLRLVGGAGAAAGLGSLAGLTGCQSSRMRDLRQKVIIVGFDGVSPYLLEPWAEKGLLPNVRKLMRLGGYRRLGTTNPPESPVAWASFNTGCNPGKHGIFDFLRRDPKTYVPSIAIAQPKRPRFLFGLIPISPPGAICGRQGKTFWKIASEHRIRTTVLLAPVSFEPEELEGGYVLSGLGVPDLRGTQGTYHYFSTRLSDVETGDTEMGGKLVRLEFHGNVARAQVQGPWNPVLLQEKEQMAHNIARIDDRIASSAASARRLASLNEERAELVRKKAELESRRPVLVSPIAFQRTGAGEIVVEVSDRSIAIKPGQWSAFVPIKFDVTPIVSANGIARFYLESVSPQVSVYMTPINIDPTDPVLPICYPKRFSREIAERIGLFKTQGWAIDTMALNEGKLSDETFLQDAVSTFEARKRMLDLALETLPFNLLFMLFSGTDRIQHAFFRLLDKGHPLFDAALASRLHNPILDSYRRMDAVIGELLAKIGPDTTLLVLSDHAFHSFRRGVNLNTWLVRNGYMQFSGASKSDYNLEGLFGRGDFWPNVDFERTKAYSLGLGQIYINLRGREAFGTVSKGPEYRSLKKEIIARLSGLVDPKTGEVAVRTVYDRDDIYFGPAFDDAPDLQVATASNYRVSWQSTLGGISKDVFVDNDRKWSGDHCSLDVAITPGILLCNRRIMTKRPTILDLAPTALAILGVAPPAYMDGKSISLGS; encoded by the coding sequence ATGAGAGTTACCAGACGAGAGTTCTTGCGGCTCGTGGGCGGCGCCGGTGCGGCAGCTGGGCTAGGCTCGCTCGCTGGGTTGACTGGGTGCCAGTCGAGCCGGATGCGAGACCTCCGGCAGAAGGTCATCATTGTAGGCTTCGACGGGGTCTCTCCGTATCTTCTTGAGCCCTGGGCGGAGAAAGGGCTGCTCCCGAACGTTCGGAAGTTGATGCGCCTCGGTGGTTACCGGCGTCTGGGGACAACCAATCCGCCCGAATCGCCGGTTGCATGGGCTTCCTTTAATACTGGGTGCAACCCTGGGAAGCACGGGATATTCGATTTTTTGAGACGCGACCCGAAGACCTACGTCCCCAGCATCGCTATCGCCCAGCCCAAGCGGCCTAGATTCCTGTTCGGGCTGATCCCGATCAGCCCCCCGGGAGCCATCTGCGGCCGGCAGGGCAAAACGTTCTGGAAGATCGCGAGCGAGCACAGAATCCGCACAACAGTGCTGCTTGCGCCGGTCAGCTTCGAGCCGGAGGAACTCGAGGGCGGCTACGTTCTCTCAGGGCTGGGCGTGCCCGACCTCAGGGGCACTCAAGGAACCTATCACTACTTCTCGACGCGGCTTTCTGACGTTGAGACTGGCGATACTGAGATGGGGGGCAAACTTGTCAGGCTCGAGTTTCATGGCAACGTCGCTCGGGCACAGGTTCAGGGGCCCTGGAACCCCGTTCTGCTCCAAGAAAAAGAGCAGATGGCTCACAACATCGCCAGGATAGACGATAGGATCGCGTCATCTGCCGCGAGCGCCCGGCGCCTCGCCTCGCTCAACGAGGAAAGGGCAGAACTTGTGCGCAAGAAAGCGGAGCTCGAGAGCCGCAGGCCAGTTCTTGTCTCGCCGATCGCCTTCCAGCGAACAGGCGCCGGCGAGATCGTCGTCGAGGTCTCGGACCGCAGCATCGCGATCAAACCGGGCCAGTGGTCTGCTTTCGTGCCGATCAAGTTCGACGTAACCCCAATCGTCTCTGCGAATGGTATCGCCCGCTTCTACCTTGAGTCCGTCTCGCCGCAGGTGAGCGTTTACATGACGCCGATCAACATCGATCCCACCGACCCTGTCCTCCCTATCTGCTATCCAAAGCGCTTCTCGCGGGAGATTGCCGAGCGCATCGGCCTGTTCAAGACCCAGGGCTGGGCAATCGACACGATGGCGCTCAACGAGGGCAAGCTCTCGGACGAGACCTTCTTGCAGGACGCGGTGAGCACATTCGAGGCAAGGAAGCGCATGCTTGATCTCGCGCTCGAGACTCTCCCATTTAACCTACTATTCATGCTGTTCTCAGGCACCGACCGCATCCAACATGCCTTCTTCCGACTGCTCGACAAGGGCCATCCGCTGTTCGACGCAGCGCTTGCTTCACGGCTTCACAACCCCATTCTCGACTCTTACAGGCGGATGGACGCCGTCATCGGTGAGTTGCTGGCAAAGATCGGCCCCGACACCACCCTCTTAGTGCTCTCCGACCACGCCTTCCATTCCTTTAGGCGCGGCGTCAACCTCAATACATGGCTCGTCCGCAACGGCTACATGCAGTTTTCGGGAGCGAGCAAGAGCGATTACAACCTAGAAGGCCTCTTCGGCCGGGGTGATTTCTGGCCGAACGTCGATTTCGAGAGGACCAAGGCCTACTCGCTTGGCCTGGGGCAGATTTACATCAACCTAAGAGGTCGCGAGGCCTTCGGGACCGTGTCCAAGGGGCCTGAGTATCGCTCGCTCAAGAAGGAGATCATCGCCAGACTGTCCGGACTCGTGGACCCCAAGACCGGCGAGGTCGCGGTAAGGACAGTCTATGACCGCGACGACATCTACTTCGGGCCCGCGTTTGATGACGCTCCAGACCTCCAGGTCGCGACGGCAAGCAACTATCGAGTCTCGTGGCAGAGCACGCTGGGAGGCATCTCGAAAGACGTCTTCGTAGATAATGACCGCAAGTGGTCGGGAGACCACTGCTCGCTCGATGTCGCGATCACCCCGGGCATCCTTCTCTGCAACAGACGGATCATGACAAAACGGCCTACAATCCTAGACCTCGCTCCCACGGCGCTTGCGATTCTCGGTGTCGCTCCGCCGGCATACATGGACGGGAAGAGCATCTCTCTGGGCAGCTAG
- a CDS encoding zinc-dependent alcohol dehydrogenase family protein, whose amino-acid sequence MRAMLLREPKPIEERPLVYTDLPDPEPGPGQIRLKVLACGLCHTDLHEVEGELVVPGLPRVIGHEIVGLVDKRGEGAGRFKLGQRVGVPWLYRTCGKCKFCISGKENLCEKALFTGFDVDGGYAELMVVDEDFAYAIPDRFSHVGAAPLLCAGVIGFRALRLSEIRPGQRLGLYGFGASAHVAIQVAVHWGCEVYVFSRSEEHRRLAQELGASWTGTSRDRPPAKVDSAVHFAPSGPLTLDALLSLEKGGTLALASIYMNPIPEMDYDKYLYNERTLRSVTAATRQDAIDILKLADEIPIRTEVQKFALQDANDALLRMKQSKIQGAAVMEVS is encoded by the coding sequence ATGAGAGCGATGTTGCTCAGGGAGCCAAAACCTATTGAAGAAAGACCTCTTGTTTATACTGACCTTCCTGACCCTGAGCCAGGCCCGGGGCAGATTCGGCTCAAAGTTCTGGCCTGCGGCCTGTGTCATACAGACCTGCACGAGGTCGAGGGCGAGCTCGTAGTCCCCGGGCTTCCACGCGTTATCGGCCATGAGATAGTCGGCTTGGTTGACAAACGAGGCGAGGGAGCGGGCAGGTTCAAACTAGGCCAGCGGGTCGGCGTCCCGTGGCTATATCGGACGTGCGGCAAGTGCAAGTTCTGCATTTCTGGGAAGGAGAATCTCTGCGAGAAGGCGCTGTTCACGGGATTTGACGTTGACGGGGGCTACGCTGAGCTCATGGTTGTTGACGAGGACTTCGCCTACGCAATTCCCGACCGCTTTTCGCACGTAGGCGCCGCTCCGCTTCTCTGTGCAGGCGTGATCGGTTTTCGTGCGTTGCGGCTGAGTGAGATCAGGCCCGGCCAGCGGCTCGGGCTTTACGGTTTTGGCGCCTCGGCTCACGTCGCCATACAGGTTGCTGTCCATTGGGGCTGCGAGGTCTATGTCTTCTCAAGGTCGGAGGAACACCGCAGGCTCGCTCAAGAGCTGGGCGCCTCTTGGACGGGCACTTCCAGGGATAGGCCGCCCGCCAAGGTCGATTCTGCGGTCCACTTCGCTCCGAGCGGCCCGCTCACGCTCGACGCACTCTTGTCGCTTGAGAAGGGCGGGACGTTGGCGCTGGCTTCCATCTACATGAACCCGATTCCCGAGATGGATTACGACAAGTATCTCTACAACGAAAGGACGCTCCGGAGTGTAACGGCGGCCACACGACAGGACGCAATCGACATCCTGAAGCTCGCCGACGAGATACCCATCCGCACCGAGGTGCAGAAGTTCGCCCTTCAAGATGCAAACGACGCGCTGCTGCGGATGAAGCAGAGCAAGATACAGGGCGCCGCGGTCATGGAGGTCTCATGA
- a CDS encoding AsmA-like C-terminal domain-containing protein, whose protein sequence is MRSLVFRHKRLLIGLAVAAVLLLAAALVAPHLVNLDRYAQLLADGLSSGIGSPVTIKSGRFAILPDISFVVSDIELPEVAGPLEKLTVPKARIDLDVLPLLFGKIRVEEVHVYGPQILAVLPWQSNVSAKSPSAAVESSSPFSFLKSTDMLPESLDVTISGGRLTFLDRSVASPATIRITLNDIEAALSGMNCDVPFQVSARCQVQGKRAASGSVRAQLRIDPSGPRKNAQLLPFGLSGDVSARAVPCSFFQTYLPPDVCAAGISGSSHLDLTFDVQRNGDTSLRGNLLVRRLALDHSLSSKGAAHNLNFSFLAKADGAALVAQHYSVVVDDSEFTGRFKLVGPGSSDATIECTFSGPRLPIATVLDLLPAGLLPPNATSRIRAMAISGELRDLKAHLAGRAGDMADSSSLVPNLLTANCILRDLAVSPADESLALAELSGDVVVRDGTIGLSLSGGNARWRSPDLAIDALRAEATLSPRLAEVDASANLNGQSAVRLSAKIADPFSASASLSAGASVHANEQLVRRLLDAAGLDSLSIRGPAAVIEANAKGGYEKLNLSLKTDLSEHDIAYPEWFRKKARERCLVQASATTKGLEELSWDEAQVAIGDVVVQGSGKIAHIGSPGWELSASLAETDVSKLASFCPNLPKSGLTGKLAGWFRAFPESVQAEESGSPNRRPSSHLCQAGLVLTTDGGTIKKLLAAQMMPDRLRSAAKELDFTSGKAKIEATANFPLAKPQEVRFGGSVAIKDMQVLHRDLPLALSRLSGKIALAEDKLHIERLTGALGQSDFELAGQAEGPLVAAFAPEQWRKTAVRVHLSAKPLLSDLRTLFGPTFLEELSCTEFPEVQLDAQGVLDDLALDVHVSPRGQVSWGDICLDPERAKLAVSLAAKLEKLARLSKLRGSVQVGSSELKITGGAADFAQPRLEFEVEGDPVRMADVSRLLHALDPNAAAGEFILSVKGELGPKIPNGAAIYSRLRANAVGLGLVRAGLRFTDISGSLHLSPGLLSVESLTVKIGQSQASLDARANFTENVLQVRIKSPRLNTEDFLHALSRAGAKTAEKAPATSVTAPLAPPGDLGQLQSLPFIGRGTVDASLSVDDFSVGERDFGGIDLTAPVRNGVMKIEDFKANFCHGTLTANLVSQFLSECGLSFETDFKMKDVKLEELLKLLGISKVLATGRARVSGQFQGCGSNADELLNFARGRFDLKSRDGVIKRFGILSKIFSLMDIFKVFKMDFRDFVTLGTPYKLLKCSATLDDGVLSTRDLVVDASSMKMTGVCDVDLMSGTIEATIGVFLMPTMGNIAHKIPFVGPVITLHNKTIVPVYFCVHGDLSNPSVQPLQVYNIRKGVAKVLRDLVSSSGEERQNGK, encoded by the coding sequence ATGCGTTCTTTGGTTTTCAGACACAAGAGGCTGCTTATCGGGCTTGCCGTCGCGGCCGTTCTCCTGCTCGCAGCGGCTCTCGTGGCGCCTCATCTCGTGAACCTTGACAGATATGCCCAGTTGCTGGCAGACGGCCTCTCTTCGGGCATTGGCTCACCGGTGACGATCAAGAGCGGGCGGTTTGCTATCTTGCCGGACATAAGCTTCGTCGTTAGCGACATAGAGCTTCCCGAAGTAGCGGGTCCGCTTGAAAAGCTCACCGTGCCAAAGGCCAGGATCGATCTGGACGTTCTCCCGCTGCTTTTCGGGAAGATCAGGGTTGAGGAGGTCCACGTATATGGTCCACAGATTCTCGCCGTTCTGCCTTGGCAGTCCAATGTCAGTGCGAAAAGCCCTTCCGCCGCAGTAGAGTCGAGCAGCCCATTCAGCTTTCTGAAGTCCACGGATATGCTTCCAGAAAGCCTCGATGTCACCATCAGTGGCGGGCGCCTGACCTTCCTTGACCGCTCTGTCGCATCACCCGCAACAATCAGGATTACGCTCAACGACATCGAGGCTGCTTTAAGCGGCATGAACTGCGACGTTCCTTTCCAAGTGAGCGCCAGGTGCCAGGTCCAAGGGAAGCGTGCCGCCTCAGGCTCTGTCCGGGCTCAACTTCGGATTGATCCCTCGGGGCCACGCAAGAACGCTCAACTGCTGCCCTTCGGTCTGTCAGGAGACGTGAGCGCTCGCGCTGTTCCGTGTTCTTTTTTTCAGACATATCTTCCGCCCGATGTCTGTGCCGCCGGCATTTCAGGCAGCTCGCACCTCGATCTGACCTTCGATGTTCAACGCAACGGCGACACGTCCTTAAGAGGTAACCTGCTGGTTCGGCGCCTCGCGCTCGACCACAGCTTGTCGAGCAAGGGTGCTGCGCACAATCTCAATTTTTCGTTCCTGGCGAAGGCCGACGGGGCGGCCCTCGTCGCTCAGCATTACTCGGTGGTTGTGGACGACAGCGAGTTTACTGGCAGATTCAAGCTCGTAGGCCCGGGCTCCAGCGATGCCACGATCGAGTGCACCTTCAGCGGGCCCAGGCTGCCCATCGCGACGGTCCTAGACCTTCTGCCAGCTGGGCTGCTGCCGCCGAACGCTACGAGCAGAATCCGAGCGATGGCTATCTCGGGCGAGCTGCGCGACCTAAAAGCCCACTTGGCGGGCAGGGCGGGCGATATGGCCGATTCGAGCTCGTTGGTGCCGAATCTGCTCACGGCCAATTGCATCCTCCGCGATCTGGCCGTCTCTCCCGCCGATGAAAGCCTTGCGCTAGCCGAGTTATCCGGCGATGTGGTCGTTCGGGACGGAACGATAGGCCTCTCGCTCTCTGGAGGCAACGCCCGGTGGCGGTCGCCCGACCTTGCGATCGACGCATTAAGGGCCGAGGCGACGCTCTCTCCCCGATTGGCAGAGGTTGATGCCTCTGCCAACCTAAATGGCCAGTCCGCTGTCAGGCTCTCCGCGAAGATTGCTGACCCCTTCTCTGCCTCGGCCTCGCTCTCGGCGGGTGCAAGCGTTCACGCCAACGAGCAGCTGGTTCGTAGGCTTCTGGACGCGGCGGGCCTCGATTCGCTCTCTATCAGGGGCCCCGCTGCCGTTATAGAGGCCAATGCAAAAGGCGGCTACGAGAAGCTAAACCTCTCGCTGAAGACCGACCTGTCAGAGCATGACATCGCCTATCCTGAATGGTTCAGAAAGAAGGCGAGAGAGCGCTGCCTCGTGCAGGCATCGGCAACGACAAAGGGCCTTGAAGAGCTCTCGTGGGACGAGGCGCAAGTTGCCATCGGGGATGTGGTCGTGCAAGGCTCCGGCAAAATCGCCCACATCGGCTCGCCCGGGTGGGAGCTCTCCGCGTCCCTTGCCGAGACGGACGTCTCCAAGCTCGCAAGCTTCTGCCCTAACCTGCCCAAATCTGGTCTGACCGGCAAGCTTGCCGGCTGGTTCAGGGCCTTTCCAGAAAGCGTGCAGGCTGAAGAGTCTGGCTCTCCCAACCGACGCCCATCGTCGCACTTGTGCCAGGCTGGTCTCGTCTTGACGACAGATGGAGGGACGATAAAAAAGTTACTTGCGGCCCAGATGATGCCTGACAGGCTTAGAAGTGCGGCCAAAGAGCTCGATTTTACATCCGGGAAGGCCAAGATTGAGGCGACTGCGAACTTCCCGCTGGCTAAGCCGCAAGAGGTAAGATTCGGAGGCTCGGTTGCGATCAAGGACATGCAGGTGTTGCATCGAGACTTACCCCTCGCCCTGTCCCGTCTCTCGGGCAAGATCGCGCTCGCCGAAGACAAACTTCACATAGAGCGACTCACAGGTGCGCTCGGACAGAGCGACTTTGAGCTCGCGGGGCAGGCGGAGGGACCTCTCGTGGCTGCCTTTGCACCCGAGCAATGGAGAAAAACTGCTGTTCGTGTGCACCTCTCGGCCAAACCGCTGCTTTCTGATCTAAGGACACTCTTCGGCCCCACTTTTCTCGAGGAACTGTCTTGCACAGAGTTCCCAGAAGTCCAGCTTGATGCCCAGGGAGTCCTAGATGACCTTGCCCTTGATGTGCACGTTTCGCCCCGGGGCCAGGTCTCATGGGGGGACATCTGCCTCGACCCTGAGCGCGCGAAGCTCGCGGTCTCGCTCGCTGCGAAGCTTGAAAAGCTCGCTCGCCTCAGCAAGTTAAGAGGCAGTGTGCAGGTTGGCTCGTCGGAGCTGAAAATCACTGGGGGCGCAGCTGATTTTGCACAACCTCGGCTTGAGTTCGAGGTCGAGGGCGACCCGGTCAGAATGGCCGACGTATCGCGGCTTTTGCACGCACTCGACCCCAACGCGGCCGCGGGCGAGTTCATCCTAAGTGTCAAGGGCGAGCTCGGACCAAAAATCCCTAACGGCGCCGCAATCTACTCGCGACTGCGCGCAAACGCGGTCGGTCTCGGATTGGTGCGGGCAGGCCTGCGATTCACTGACATAAGCGGCTCTCTCCACCTTTCGCCGGGTCTTTTGTCCGTTGAGAGCTTGACCGTCAAGATCGGCCAGTCGCAGGCGTCGCTCGACGCCCGCGCCAATTTCACAGAGAACGTCCTCCAAGTGAGGATCAAGTCGCCGAGGCTCAATACCGAGGATTTTTTGCACGCCTTGTCTAGAGCAGGGGCCAAGACGGCCGAGAAGGCCCCGGCGACCTCCGTGACCGCGCCTTTGGCACCACCCGGCGACCTTGGGCAGCTCCAGAGCCTACCCTTCATTGGGCGTGGAACGGTGGATGCCTCGCTAAGCGTCGATGATTTCTCCGTCGGTGAGCGTGATTTTGGGGGGATTGATCTGACGGCGCCGGTCAGGAATGGCGTCATGAAGATCGAGGATTTCAAGGCGAACTTCTGTCATGGAACGCTAACTGCAAACCTCGTGTCGCAGTTCCTATCAGAGTGCGGCCTGTCGTTTGAAACCGATTTCAAGATGAAAGACGTCAAGCTCGAGGAGCTCCTTAAGCTCTTGGGCATAAGCAAGGTTCTTGCGACCGGCAGGGCGAGGGTCTCGGGGCAATTTCAAGGCTGTGGAAGCAACGCAGACGAGCTTCTGAACTTCGCCAGGGGACGGTTCGATCTGAAATCGAGGGACGGCGTCATCAAGAGATTCGGAATACTCTCCAAGATATTCTCGCTAATGGACATCTTCAAAGTGTTCAAGATGGACTTCAGGGACTTCGTGACCTTGGGCACGCCATACAAACTTCTGAAATGCTCGGCAACGCTCGACGACGGCGTTCTATCTACCCGCGACCTCGTCGTTGATGCCAGCTCGATGAAGATGACCGGGGTCTGCGACGTTGACCTGATGAGCGGGACGATCGAGGCGACCATCGGCGTTTTCTTGATGCCGACTATGGGGAACATTGCGCACAAGATACCCTTTGTCGGGCCGGTCATAACTCTGCACAACAAGACGATCGTCCCAGTCTATTTCTGTGTCCATGGAGACCTGTCCAACCCGAGCGTGCAGCCCTTGCAGGTCTATAACATCAGGAAGGGCGTCGCCAAGGTGCTCCGCGACCTCGTCAGCTCTTCCGGCGAAGAGCGCCAGAACGGGAAGTGA
- a CDS encoding SH3 domain-containing protein, which yields MMSPRSAGQSAARRSLVVMLIVFVISVACPALLPARTQFDPAVVIELYNDACSHYEQDDFAGAKDRFLAAALTRCQNPDLFYNLGNCYFRMRDFGHAILNYEKARRLAPRDASIAHNLSLARSSIVDKIEPPHHNILAQMLLDIYSLFNVNEWTIVSLSLYVAFMALLIAFVILKGKPRGMEARAGRDKTRKIILRIAVIFLILVLFCGINTGIKAHSFSNHNYGIVVSDLVKARSGPRDEFAKVFELHSGTEVRVRNKVDNWYQISIQSGLTGWVPQKSVETI from the coding sequence ATGATGTCACCCCGCAGTGCCGGACAGTCTGCCGCCCGACGGTCGTTGGTTGTGATGCTGATTGTCTTTGTCATCTCGGTGGCCTGCCCTGCCCTGCTGCCTGCTCGGACGCAGTTCGATCCCGCAGTCGTGATCGAGCTTTACAACGACGCGTGCAGCCATTATGAGCAGGACGATTTCGCCGGCGCAAAGGACAGGTTCCTCGCTGCGGCCCTAACCAGATGCCAGAACCCGGACCTCTTCTACAACCTCGGAAACTGCTACTTCAGAATGAGGGATTTCGGACACGCCATACTGAACTACGAAAAGGCGAGGAGGCTCGCGCCTCGTGATGCATCGATAGCGCACAATTTAAGCCTCGCCCGCTCCAGCATTGTTGACAAGATCGAGCCACCGCACCACAACATCCTGGCCCAGATGCTCTTGGACATCTACTCGCTCTTCAACGTCAACGAGTGGACGATAGTATCACTTTCGCTTTACGTTGCGTTCATGGCGCTTTTGATTGCATTCGTGATTCTGAAGGGAAAGCCAAGAGGCATGGAGGCTCGCGCAGGTCGCGATAAGACTCGGAAGATCATCCTACGCATAGCCGTGATATTTCTCATCTTAGTGCTCTTCTGTGGGATAAACACAGGGATCAAAGCTCACTCATTTAGCAATCACAACTACGGCATAGTCGTCTCTGACCTCGTCAAGGCCAGAAGCGGCCCAAGAGACGAGTTCGCCAAGGTTTTTGAACTGCACAGCGGGACAGAGGTCCGCGTCCGCAACAAGGTGGACAACTGGTATCAGATCAGCATCCAGTCCGGCCTAACAGGATGGGTGCCCCAGAAGTCGGTCGAGACCATTTAA
- a CDS encoding BatD family protein, with product MLGLSLASRTRAFAFTMAILAALCASAFAGGASIEASVDRASVFIDDEITLIVAAQGIDGEPDLPDISDDFSIVSQSQSRSMTIINMQIESSTTYRYVLQPERVGVLKIPPIRAKAGSRTIRTKPIQIEVLGRQAKPRQRTQPTQPWARNRGAAFEPEQETTADQDIFIETSVDKTTVFLGEQVTLKFKLFTRFNLASADYTPPPCTNFWKEDIQGKKSYTAVVRGRRYRVEEITTALFPTNTGVQTIGPGSLICSVDTFFSPTFSFRNLDRQRPRHLKTKPIDITVKALPNGAPATFHGAVGQFSLSSTIDKRSVQLGKPVTLRIRIWGTGNVKTIQQVPKPELENFDIYEPNVKETVDNKKSTISGSKSFEFVMVARKPGSHTIPPAEFSFFDLQSSKYKTLKTQPIKVEVTGSLSKTPATPLGGLLKRTDVRQTGADIDYIKPKMTRFEDFRQDLYKRTSALLVILLPAVLLLVLCAKDVVVEKVLGDTKVRGAWKKAVRGLARAKSHMDSDAPQEFYSQLAKSLIDYVADKFDVPAPGISAMTVGAIIGDSNAGKHAAKLASECMEVCDFYRFSAQKSSTQEMQDVLSRVEETLSILHRAAPKKETEQRSQ from the coding sequence ATGTTAGGTCTCAGTTTGGCATCCCGCACCAGGGCATTCGCGTTCACAATGGCCATTCTCGCCGCTCTGTGCGCCTCGGCTTTCGCTGGCGGGGCGTCCATTGAGGCGTCAGTTGATAGAGCCTCTGTCTTCATCGACGATGAGATCACACTCATTGTTGCAGCCCAGGGCATCGACGGCGAACCGGACCTTCCGGACATCTCGGACGATTTCTCGATCGTGTCCCAGTCGCAGTCCCGGAGCATGACCATCATCAACATGCAGATCGAGTCGAGCACTACTTACCGCTACGTTCTCCAGCCGGAGCGAGTCGGCGTCCTGAAGATTCCCCCGATACGCGCAAAAGCCGGCTCCAGAACCATCAGGACGAAGCCGATACAGATTGAGGTCCTGGGGCGCCAGGCGAAACCGAGGCAGCGCACACAGCCGACTCAGCCTTGGGCGCGGAATCGCGGTGCGGCATTCGAGCCGGAGCAAGAGACGACGGCTGATCAGGATATTTTCATCGAAACTTCAGTTGACAAGACTACGGTGTTCCTTGGGGAGCAAGTTACTTTGAAATTCAAGCTCTTCACAAGATTCAACCTTGCCTCGGCCGACTACACTCCACCGCCGTGCACGAACTTCTGGAAGGAGGATATTCAGGGCAAAAAATCATATACCGCTGTGGTCCGAGGCAGGCGTTACAGAGTAGAGGAGATAACGACCGCTCTGTTTCCCACCAACACAGGCGTGCAGACCATCGGGCCGGGGTCGCTTATTTGTTCTGTCGATACGTTCTTCTCGCCAACGTTCTCGTTCCGCAATCTCGACCGGCAGCGGCCTCGGCATCTGAAGACGAAGCCGATTGATATTACTGTGAAGGCTCTCCCAAACGGCGCACCCGCGACGTTTCACGGGGCAGTCGGCCAGTTCTCTCTGAGCTCCACCATTGACAAGAGAAGCGTCCAGCTCGGCAAGCCCGTGACGCTCAGGATCAGAATATGGGGCACGGGAAACGTGAAGACTATTCAGCAGGTCCCGAAGCCCGAGCTCGAGAACTTCGACATCTATGAGCCGAACGTGAAGGAAACGGTCGATAACAAGAAGTCCACAATCTCCGGGTCGAAATCGTTCGAGTTCGTCATGGTTGCGAGAAAACCAGGGTCGCACACAATCCCGCCGGCCGAGTTCTCATTTTTCGACCTGCAATCATCCAAATACAAAACACTCAAGACTCAACCAATCAAGGTCGAGGTTACCGGAAGCCTGTCCAAAACTCCCGCAACGCCGCTTGGCGGCCTCCTAAAGAGAACCGACGTTAGGCAGACCGGCGCCGATATCGACTACATCAAGCCCAAGATGACACGTTTTGAGGATTTCCGGCAGGACCTCTACAAGCGGACCTCGGCACTGCTCGTCATCTTGTTGCCTGCGGTTCTGCTTCTGGTCCTCTGCGCCAAAGACGTGGTCGTTGAGAAGGTCTTGGGCGATACCAAGGTCCGCGGCGCCTGGAAGAAGGCCGTCCGGGGGCTTGCAAGGGCGAAATCCCACATGGACTCTGATGCGCCTCAGGAGTTCTATTCTCAGCTTGCCAAATCACTCATTGACTACGTAGCCGACAAGTTCGACGTGCCGGCGCCGGGCATCTCGGCGATGACCGTGGGCGCCATAATCGGCGACTCCAACGCGGGCAAACACGCCGCCAAGCTCGCCTCGGAGTGCATGGAGGTCTGCGACTTCTATCGCTTCTCCGCGCAGAAAAGCTCGACGCAGGAGATGCAGGACGTCCTATCAAGAGTTGAGGAGACGCTCTCGATACTCCATCGCGCTGCGCCAAAGAAAGAGACGGAGCAACGCTCGCAATGA
- a CDS encoding tetratricopeptide repeat protein, with protein sequence MTKCLVVLVVAGVWMSLAALSWKDSASQDAENAIKLYNENKLDEALAKITAAQVGMPNSPKLQYNMGNVLYKKGQFEDARAGYKTASLDAPRSLAQSATYNMGNASLKAGDIKGAIDAYTEALLLDPDDAESRYNLELALRAKQQKQKQDKKQQDNDKKDKQDQKDQSQQKGEKPKQQEDKQAQRKENEQAQEKPQKPQQLTKDQIQQILAALKQQEQQVERNLHQPKSRSYSVEKNW encoded by the coding sequence ATGACTAAATGCTTGGTGGTCCTGGTTGTGGCCGGAGTCTGGATGAGCCTGGCCGCGCTCTCGTGGAAGGATAGCGCATCCCAGGATGCTGAGAACGCCATAAAGCTTTACAACGAGAACAAGCTGGACGAGGCGCTGGCAAAGATCACTGCGGCACAGGTGGGGATGCCCAACTCGCCTAAGCTGCAATACAACATGGGCAACGTGCTTTACAAAAAGGGGCAGTTCGAGGACGCGAGGGCTGGCTACAAGACCGCGTCTTTGGATGCGCCGAGGTCGCTTGCGCAGTCCGCGACCTACAACATGGGCAACGCCTCATTGAAAGCGGGCGATATCAAGGGCGCGATTGATGCTTATACCGAGGCGCTCTTGCTCGACCCTGACGATGCCGAGTCGCGATATAACCTCGAGCTTGCGCTTCGTGCCAAACAGCAGAAGCAGAAACAAGACAAGAAACAGCAGGATAACGACAAGAAGGATAAACAGGACCAAAAGGACCAGAGCCAGCAGAAGGGCGAGAAGCCAAAGCAGCAAGAGGACAAGCAGGCTCAGCGTAAAGAGAACGAGCAAGCTCAAGAGAAACCACAAAAGCCTCAGCAGCTAACCAAGGACCAGATACAGCAGATATTGGCGGCGTTAAAACAGCAGGAGCAGCAGGTGGAGAGAAATCTGCATCAGCCCAAGTCGCGCTCTTATTCCGTGGAGAAGAACTGGTAG